A window of Miscanthus floridulus cultivar M001 chromosome 12, ASM1932011v1, whole genome shotgun sequence genomic DNA:
tCCGGCTAATCCTCTCACGGGAAAGTCGCCTtccccgagtgtcaaaaatcgtgcactcggggaaggctttgccgagtgccgtgctggcactcggggaagacttgACGCCGTTGGCTGCCGGCCgacgctgtttttttttttttattttcttccccgagtgcaacactcgggaaagatttttgaattttttttttaaatactctttgccgagtgccgcagttcaggcactcggggaagaaatttgtttttttttttaaatccctcttccccgagtgccacagcacaggcactcggggaagccacctctaaaattcttttttttttgttttttgcttttccatgtaaacaacaaagcatttGAATAAGAGGGATATTGTTTCTTTTTTCAAATTATACACTGTCAAAATGTGATCCCCAATGAAAGAAATGGAACACAGGAGAACTGTGAGGGCCATGTATAGGTTAGTGGCAATTGGTGATAACTGGACAGCATTATCAGCTTCAGCAAGTGAAAATACAATATAATGAACCTGCACTAACTAGCACATTCCAGCACAAGGGTAGAATAAAAGGGTAATTTGACAaatatcaacaacaacaacaacatagcctttcagtcccaagtagATATAATACCAACCAAGTGTATATAGGTAATTTGACAAATATATAGAATTATAATATCAGGTGATCACCTCAATCGTAGTACCCAGGAAATCCAACACAGCTGGAATTTTGGCTACAGCTGAATCAGTATAGATCTGTGATTAGGAAAAATAGAATCATACTTCCAGACAAGCACAAATACAGACTAATCACAGTAAGCTAAATGACAGAAAAATGAATAACATGAATCAATATTCAAACCAAGTGCAAATAACAAAAGTTGAATATGATGTTAATATGTTAATATAGAAAGGAATATGCTCCTGATTTCAATGTTGAGCTTCACCACAATACCACATAGAAGAGCGGAAAAGAAAGACGACAAAATTGACATGGATATTCCAATGAACAAATAACCTCTCCAAAGATTTTAGAACTACAATTTGGAATTACTAAATTGGCTAATTCAGTTACATGCCACAAGCCAACAGAACCTTGAACTGGAAAGATGCAGAATTTATAACTTTTATAACTAAAAGTCACTACACATGCCAAGATAAGGGTACCTCAAAAATGGTAAGAATACACTTCAGCTTTAGCAGAGTTACATGTCTTGGTTTATAGTAAGTTAGTAACTAAGAAAGtaaaatacttagaaaataatACCAACCAAGTGTATATAGGATCATAAAGGGGTGCACTTTCAGATTACCTTATTGACAATATTCTGGTAAGCAAATCTGAGAGAGTCGACCATCTCTTTGGAGTCAGAGCAGTCAATTTTGATCTTCAAAGTCTCCAACTAACAAAATGCACACCATTTCAGAATTATTTAAAGTAAAATTGTAACTTCAATGGTTGTGCTGATGCATTCATGCAGAGGTACAGCAAGAAAACTAAGTGCAATACATACTTTCCCTCTGTTTgagtttatataaaaaaaatgaaGATTAGACTTTTCAAAAGCACCATAGCAACTTGCAAAGGAAAAAATTCCAACAATAACTTTACTTTCTAGAACAATGTGAGAACAAATAACTAGTTAGCTTTCACAATTTGTACCTTTTGATTAGTTAAATTAGTCATATAACTCACTGCTGATTAAACCAGTACGCCATGTGAAAGTTCTTCACTGGTGCAAACAATTACATACGATACCATATAATGTGGTTATATGAAATGCAGATAGGTTTAGCTACCTAAAACTGGTTGTGTTCTCATATTCTACAATATATGATTTGCAGGCAAAGAATAAAATGGATAATACCTCAATAAACAGAGCGCGGACATTTTTCACATCTTTCTCACTTAAATCTAGAAAGACCTGAAAGGTTGACGAAAATTAAATGATTAAGCATAGATCTGTGTAGTCAAGAAAAATATCAGTATAACAGGAACTAAGCTCACATAAAAGCTACATCCTAAAGGTTATCTTACTGACTCACTGTGCAAGATCGTCAAAAAGAATCAACAGATCTTCTCAATGTTACAATTTAAGCATTGCAAAGAAACAAGCATATAGCCAACATAGAAAGGTTCAGAAAACAATTACGAATGAGGCACTGATTCAAAAGGTCTATGCTAGTGATCAAAGGAcctttaactgttgatttaaacaaaattcaaatttactACAGACAGATTCTCAGATTTGAACTGATCGAATGTTTCTAATTTACAGAATAAAATTAATGTATATTTCTTATGTTGATTATAAAAAAACCCACAAGGCTACCTGTTGTCTACGTTTAACAGGCAACTGTGAAAGGACATCTTTCTTCAACCTACGGATCATGACAGTTGCTTTCATCAAATTATGCAGCTCCTCGTGATTGCTAGCACCTTGATACAACCCGAAAAAACCCTGCAAAGTCATGTCGTAATTAGTCACAATTGGCAACAGAAAATGAAGAAAGCAATTTGATAAATCTAGTACTTGCCTCGGGGCCGGGGCTGGGAGTGCCAGGCGGCTTGCCTCGGGGCCGGCCGCAGGGGCCGGGGAGGGGGCGCGCCGGCCGGACGGCCCCGACGCGCAGGGATAGGGGCGCGCCGGCAGGGCCGCGCCGTCGTCTCGGGCTGCGGGGGGCGCGCGGCGCTGCGGGGGCTGCgtgggcgcgcggcgcgggggctgCGGGGGGCGCGCGGCGCTGCGGGGGCTGCGGGGGCGCGCGGCGTGGGGGGctagctgcggcggcggcgggggctgcgggggcgcgcggcgcggggggcgagctgcagcggcggcggggggctgcgggggcgcgcggcgcgggggggCGAGCTGCGGGCGGGTGTGGGGTGGCCGGGTGGGTGGCCGGTTAGGTTAGATAAGGCCTGctgggccttttttttttttaagtcttccccgagtgccctgtcctggcactcgggaaagagcctcttccccgagtgccagggaaggcactcggggaagaaattttgttttttttgttttttttgcctaatttttttgtgaggccttcccacattatttaaaattcactgtttaaatttgggacaattttgactttttttttgttatatttcgttagttttttttcgtttcgttgaatttttttgcatacttcgaatttgaactgcaggtgcatgaaataatagaatttagtgattcaaaaaattatattaatgatatttggtgtatgtagaggccttatccaggaactcgcattaaatgtcgagcatcttgttgacgtaacatgacgaacaacttgcgggaaaagtgtttttaaattatataaaatccaaacgaagtccgaaaatcacgaaacttatctgggcgtcgtgttatcgcatgtagaggctatgagaaaaaatcgagaaggtttcgagcaagttgcgacatcggatgcctaaaacccagacttCTCCGCATGTGATCACTTGTATAAGCATGCGGAGAAgggcctcaacatacaccaaatatcattaatataattttttgaatcaccaaattccattatttcatgcacctgcagttcaaattcgaagtatgcaaaaaaattcaatgaaacgaaaaaaactaacgaaatataataaaaaaaagtcaaaattgtcccaaatttgaacagaCATTTTcaaataatgtgggaaggcctcacaaaaaaaatgaggtaaaaaaaaacaaaaaaaacaaaaattcttccccgagtgtcttccctggcactcggggaagaggccctttcccgagtgctaggacagggcactcggggaaggcagcctcttccccgagtgccctgttgtggcactcgggaaagggcctcttccccgagtgccagggaaggcactcggggaagaatttttgtttttttaagttttaacggCGTGGGCGGGGTGAACCGTCAAGTAacatgtttctttgccgagtgccgatcttccccgagtgttgcactcggggaagagggcctttgccgagtgctgatctttaccgagtgccgggaTCTCTACGGCACTCGGAAAAgcctctcttccccgagtgcaattcttccccgagtgcaacactcggggaagattatctttcccgagtgcccgatttttggcactcggggaagccagcgaCACTCGGGGAATTTTGTCTCTCCCGTAGTGAGCGATGTACCTTTGAGCAATCATGACTTGCATGTACTATGCATCTATAATAACAATGATACAATGGAAATTTGAAATAGCAAGAGTTGGTCAGTGACTactatataaataataataactCAAAGTACAAATTTGTTTCTTTCAGTGATGGACGAATTTGTTTCTAATGAATAGGCTAAATTGCCCAGTAAGAATTGGCTAAATTATAGTAATGTATCTTTAAACAAAAGAGTTGGTCAGTGATCGACAAATATTGTTTCTTTTTTACTAGTAAGAATAGGCTAAAATGTCTATTTAGGAAGACATTGTTGCCTAACGAATAACACTTAAATTGTCTAAGAAAATGCAATCTACTACAGCATTACTAGCAGCAACCTGGAACAATAATGTCTTCTCAAATAAGCAACATAAGGTTTTTACTTTTTTTAACATGTGCATCCTTTTTTCTCCATCCAGGCGTCCAGCAACAAATTTATGACACATgttatcctttttttttttttttgacatgcAGGATGCAGGCCATGTACTGCGAAGCATGATACAGGCCATGTACATAGAAGATGCGGAAATGTGTGCTTTCCTATAGACTAGATGTATAGTGTTGTGCTATAGAAAACTGGAGATGCAAATGTGTTCTTTTTCTGAGATGTGTGTTTTTCTGAATACATTGCCCTTTTTGTAAACGTATACATGCAATCAGGGCTTGATTTATCTTTTTCCCACATAAACCGTGGTCAGTTTTTGGGCCTGGGCCATGCAAGCCACGAGCGGTCTCGGTTACATATGAACAAGCCAGCGTGATTAGCATTCTTACCAAAAAGGAATATAATAATTGCACTTTACTATAAATGGCAAGGCCGTGCGGATGATCTATATTACGGCTGTCCGTGGATTAGCTGCTTCCATAAAATATGTGTATGTATTAATACGATATCAGCCCATGATGTTCAGGATTGATTAATCTTTTAATAAAAAATCAAATAGAAATAAACTTTGTCTATTAATATCAAACCCAACGAAAAAAGATACATTTGTGCTGGACTGCTGGTAAAAGGGGCCTGACAATCTAAAAAAGCGAGAGAATTTGTTCAACCGCATGGAAATTATAAGCCATTTGTTTGGAATTTGTTCTGTTGTTTTCATTGTTCGGCTGAAGATAATTCAACATAATTCTTAAATCTTCATCTAAATCAACCACACCTCTAATTATGAATGACAATTCAAAGTAACCCTCTAAATTTATACCTAAACTATCCATCTGagtcattatgaaagataatttgaaATAATCTTCTAA
This region includes:
- the LOC136496668 gene encoding uncharacterized protein, which encodes MVAVAAAHLAPPRRAPPQPPAAAAARPPRRAPPQPPPPPQLAPHAARPRSPRSAARPPQPPRRAPTQPPQRRAPPAARDDGAALPARPYPCASGPSGRRAPSPAPAAGPEGFFGLYQGASNHEELHNLMKATVMIRRLKKDVLSQLPVKRRQQVFLDLSEKDVKNVRALFIELETLKIKIDCSDSKEMVDSLRFAYQNIVNKIYTDSAVAKIPAVLDFLGTTIEVIT